A single Brienomyrus brachyistius isolate T26 chromosome 11, BBRACH_0.4, whole genome shotgun sequence DNA region contains:
- the tp53bp1 gene encoding TP53-binding protein 1 — MDPGGSDLEPDLSQLDNPCLIVEDSQPDSAALEEDPDSSYRALLTRRLSSLQPTSHSPVLELISSPAGSRCSQIDSQSAVAQSSRPHSPATMESSSAQGASQVLEVAPPTNRKRDLPAANGKQSEEGMEMESRADSTTPCVQSEGGDCFGFLELSESQAVDGGLDTDADGRGPALGGAEPSRAEGDQGSASRRSEVSSSCREGTARSVREARDTPGPKPEEIHQAQKLEDDSDVPSSQDDMFEVERGDATGVDSTVPEAGLCLLPTATPANSLHLLHLSGQGTLVQESLSQSSVEFVAPTQDRLSQTPLIVPNSPTAQDEAVEEPMDTSLPPEEPRSCHREEEPMDMDQALSQSSAVPRPGPAASTPLSQNSPGFALEKSLSMPSQPDFSHDVFVPTLSQGDGKSRTGSEALMEKVSQATTKATPSEQQAGVVGRSQPSLCLELSTSSPLLQPVPEQEGEQLEDSQATQIEEPLGVIGSVPTLDVSECRGQHEEVGDPPTRPPSQLDGTTACAAIRPDGEETRRSTDDVAREPPSEANGPDAKVVTETIDLTTAAESQAQAMVYSQNGSDSAPSQKAGAVDLTASEAPVQSPPVAAHGDCGSASQTPSQSVLPSERPREEKAEDVVMEIQPRSSEACEELGSEASRPEHDEGMDEGEAAKGSGLCLALSQSQVLSPEPMEEDGHLEREEQGAPMEASTSAREVGCHGSSEVAAEVADESRQINTVMPSRSDEAHPPTENRSPQDTGLLENLAKKKPASTTNGMDGPGSLGPRKAATQGAMADGGVAPVSGGTPSDTSGEIPFHFTLPKEGELIHPVTTATPPLINQLKQTPRHSTPIEMSPFSERLPGDVTAEVAMAASEITVEESGEDGKNDSNLGESEHNGKLSLRMKLVTPVEETSSGSERFSLQKPALADNEVSVSKVTTVVKAVTSPLPSPSVFSRVCEVRRQAEAPPSEPGTPTRGDLFNSPLSQTSDSERDVPGLLAQKPKSLPRCSAVPEPSRPGDRSPRSQQDGPRPTEAAGGEVREEEPPGTPRDAGGPASPRRPEGGETPGVETSRTPPGRRAVSQQTSFDASPGLPSRLHQRAVSQQTSFEALEPQFPAAQGEPETPPRPSHGQAVRRHVRTIREVRTTVTRIITDVYYENGQEVDRKVTEESEEPLVDCRVVENDVSPSRTGSSMTSGDLADVSSLSSKASSLQHSSSGTSSGGAGPGRQADFVVPVGRGAKSLSPRKMGGQQGAPWGPGASELIEGRGRAQGPRPHTPLTPRGRGRRGRPPSRGALSRAAQGSALTSSPEDESYTRVRSRAEDSPGVPDSPSTPSDGTGCASSSSFVGLRVVAKWSSNGYFYSGCITRHSGAGRFRLLFDDRYECDVPGKDILLCDPIPPGTEVTAISEDEYFSTGVVRDHKTEGSDFFYCVEKDGQRKWYGRMAVILSMEQGNRLREQYGLGPYEPTTPLTKATDISLDNLVEGKRKRRGNAGVNTTPGQSSSDSPRTPGPSGKRKLMASMEEERTPSKRGRRSAGARAGQRGDAFNTSGSGTDLPSDPNDLEETHGPIPQSASLFLGYAFLLTASSELDREANHPTSDAEEEFVQTAPYNKRYTETQLEAGGGYVLRDFNEQQCSAAYQSILIADQQCRTRKYLLCLASGMPCVSHMWVRDCCHDNQLLSYRSYLLPAGMGPDGNLVEWHSRRNPFKSMRFLLISEEATAFLTDLLNMGGASSVRQYQGDSNNSDPPEGTFDVVLADRSCPPSVQSWAISLDLPLLSSEWLIQSLICGEKQDHRVQPRYQYDYSP, encoded by the exons ATGGATCCGGGAGGAAGTGACCTGGAGCCCGACTTGTCCCAGCTGGACAACCCCTGCCTAATCGTAGAGGACTCCCAGCCGGACAGTGCCGCCCTAGAGGAGGATCCGGACAGCAGCTATCGTGCCCTTCTGACCCGTCGCCTCTCCAGCCTGCAGCCCACCTCTCACAGTCCTGTTCTG GAGCTGATATCGTCACCGGCTGGTAGCAGGTGTTCGCAGATCGACAGCCAATCAGCAGTGGCCCAGAGCAGCAGGCCGCACAgcccag CCACAATGGAGTCGTCCTCTGCTCAGGGGGCCAGTCAGGTTCTTGAAGTAGCCCCGCCCACCAATCGGAAAAG agaTCTGCCAGCTGCCAACGGCAAGCAATCAGAGGAGGGCATGGAGATGGAGAGCAGAGCCGACTCCACCACCCCCTGTGTCCAGTCAGAAG GTGGGGATTGTTTCGGCTTCCTCGAGCTGTCGGAATCTCAGGCAGTCGATGGCGGGCTGGACACCGATGCAGACGGGCGGGGGCCTGCGCTGGGAG GAGCGGAGCCGAGCCGTGCGGAGGGCGACCAGGGCAGCGCGTCCAGACG GTCGGAGGTGAGCTCCAGCTGTAGGGAGGGAACGGCAAGGAGCGTCCGGGAGGCGCGGGACACTCCGGGCCCGAAGCCCGAGGAGATCCATCAGGCCCAGAAGCTGGAGGACGACTCTGATGTGCCGTCCTCCCAGGATGACATGTTTGAGGTGGAGAGAGGTG ACGCCACAGGAGTGGACAGCACGGTACCCGAGGCAGGGCTCTGCTTGCTACCAACGGCAACCCCGGCAAACAGCCTGCACCTTCTGCATCTGTCGGGCCAAGGCACTCTGGTGCAGGAGAGCCTCTCCCA GAGCTCTGTGGAATTTGTGGCTCCTACTCAGGACCGTTTGAGTCAGACGCCTCTAATTGTGCCAAACTCACCCACAGCACAAGATGAAG CCGTCGAGGAGCCCATGGACACATCGCTGCCTCCTGAGGAGCCGCGGTCCTGTCACAGAGAGGAGGAGCCCATGGACATGGATCAGGCGCTTTCCCAGTCCAGCGCCGTCCCCAGGCCGGGTCCGGCTGCATCCACACCGCTGTCCCAGAATTCCCCTGGCTTTGCGCTGGAGAAAAGCCTCTCTATGCCAAGCCAGCCTGACTTCTCACAT GATGTGTTTGTCCCAACGCTGAGCCAGGGAGACGGAAAAAGCCGCACAGGGTCCGAGGCGCTAATGGAGAAGGTTTCCCAGGCAACAACGAAGGCGACGCCCAGTGAGCAGCAAGCCGGCGTCGTCGGGCGCTCTCAGCCCAGCCTGTGCCTCGAGCTGTCTACAAGCAGCCCCCTCCTCCAGCCGGTGCCGGAACAGGAGGGGGAGCAGCTGGAGGACAGTCAGGCCACCCAGATAGAGGAGCCCCTGGGGGTCATTGGGTCTGTTCCCACCCTGGATGTGTCTGAGTGCCGAGGTCAGCACGAGGAAGTTGGTGATCCTCCGACACGTCCTCCAAGTCAGCTGGACGGTACCACAGCGTGTGCCGCAATCAGGCCCGACGGCGAGGAGACGAGGAGATCCACGGACGATGTCGCACGGGAGCCACCCTCAGAGGCCAACGGGCCCGACGCCAAGGTCGTCACGGAAACCATCGACTTGACGACAGCTGCTGAGTCGCAGGCTCAAGCCATGGTCTACTCCCAGAATGGCAGTGACAGTGCCCCATCGCAGAAAGCAGGAGCTGTGGACCTGACAGCGAGCGAGGCTCCAGTGCAGAGCCCCCCGGTGGCTGCGCATGGGGACTGCGGGTCGGCCAGCCAGACACCGTCGCAGTCCGTGCTCCCAAGCGAGCGACCCCGGGAAGAGAAGGCGGAAGACGTGGTGATGGAAATTCAGCCGAGGAGTTCGGAGGCCTGTGAGGAGTTGGGGTCTGAGGCCAGCCGTCCTGAGCATGATGAGGGCATGGATGAGGGGGAGGCGGCCAAAGGCTCCGGCCTCTGTCTGGCGCTGTCCCAGAGCCAGGTGCTTTCCCCTGAACCCATGGAGGAAGATGGACACCTTGAGCGTGAGGAGCAGGGCGCCCCCATGGAGGCCTCGACCTCCGCGAGGGAGGTGGGGTGTCATGGCAGCAGCGAGGTCGCGGCGGAGGTCGCCGATGAGTCGCGGCAGATCAACACGGTCATGCCGTCGCGGTCAGATGAGGCCCATCCCCCGACCGAGAACCGGAGCCCCCAGGACACCGGGCTGCTGGAAAACTTGGCGAAGAAGAAGCCGGCGTCCACCACCAACGGCATGGATGGGCCAGGAAGTTTGGGGCCCAGAAAGGCGGCGACGCAAGGCGCGATGGCCGACGGGGGGGTGGCGCCGGTCTCTGGCGGGACCCCGAGCGACACCTCCGGAG AAATCCCATTTCACTTCACTCTCCCCAAAGAGGGGGAGTTAATTCACCCGGTAACCACGGCGACCCCACCGCTGATCAACCAGCTGAAGCAGACCCCCCGCCACAGCACACCTATCG AAATGAGCCCCTTTTCTGAGCGGTTGCCGGGCGATGTCACCGCGGAGGTCGCCATGGCAGCCAGCGAGATTACGGTGGAGGAGAGTGGTGAGGATGGCAAGAACGACTCAAACTTGGGTGAATCGGAGCATAACGGCAAGCTGAGTTTGAGGATGAAGCTGGTGACCCCGGTGGAGGAAACGAGCTCTGGGTCCGAGCGTTTCAGCCTGCAGA AACCGGCGCTAGCAGATAACGAAGTCTCCGTTTCCAAGGTTACCACCGTTGTCAAGGCCGTAACCAG CCCCCTGCCCAGCCCGTCGGTGTTCAGCCGCGTTTGTGAGGTGCGGAGGCAGGCAGAAGCCCCTCCCAGTGAGCCTGGCACCCCCACCAG GGGAGACCTGTTTAACTCGCCGCTCTCCCAGACGAGCGACTCGGAGCGGGACGTCCCCGGTCTCCTTGCTCAGAAGCCCAAAAGCTTGCCCCGGTGCAGCGCTGTCCCAGAGCCCAGCCGGCCAGGGGACCGGTCCCCCCGCTCCCAGCAGGATGGGCCAAGGCCGACGGAAGCGGCCGGTGGCGAGGTCCGGGAAGAGGAACCTCCCGGCACGCCCAGGGACGCTGGGGGACCGGCTAGCCCACGCAGGCCAGAGGGGGGTGAGACACCCGGCGTGGAAACCAGCAGAACACCGCCAGGGCGGAGAGCCGTGTCCCAGCAAACCAGCTTTGATGCCTCGCCTGGGCTGCCCAGCAGA CTTCACCAGAGAGCTGTGTCCCAGCAAACCAGCTTTGAGGCCCTGGAGCCCCagttcccagcagcacag GGCGAGCCGGAGACACCCCCGAGGCCCTCCCACGGGCAGGCGGTCCGCAGGCACGTACGCACCATCCGCGAGGTCCGCACCACAGTCACGCGCATCATCACAGACGTGTATTACGAAAACGGCCAGGAGGTGGATCGCAAGGTGACGGAG GAGTCTGAGGAGCCTCTGGTGGACTGCCGCGTGGTGGAGAACGATGTGTCACCGTCACGTACTGGCAGCTCGATGACCTCTGGCGACCTGGCCGACGTGAGCTCACTCTCCTCCAAGGCATCGAGCCTGCAGCACAGCTCCAGCGGAACAAGCAGCGGGGGGGCGGGCCCTGGGCGGCAGGCTGACTTCGTTGTGCCCGTGGGCCGAGGGGCCAAATCCCTCAG CCCCCGGAAAATGGGTGGGCAACAGGGGGCACCCTGGGGGCCAGGAGCCTCGGAGTTGATAGAAGGTAGAGGAAGGGCCCAAGGCCCTCGACCCCACACCCCGTTAACGCCCCGTGGAAGGGGCCGTCGGGGCAGGCCTCCCTCCCGAGGGGCCCTCAGCAG GGCCGCACAAGGCTCCGCCCTCACTTCCTCCCCGGAGGATGAGTCTTACACACGGGTACGCAGCCGCGCGGAGGACAGTCCCGGCGTCCCCGACTCCCCAAGCACCCCGTCAGACGGCACAGGCTGTGCCAGCTCCAGCAGCTTCGTGGGGCTCCGAGTCGTGGCTAAGTGGTCCTCCAATGGCTACTTCTACTCGGGCTGCATCACGCGCCATTCCGGAGCCGGCCGCTTCCGCTTGCTCTTCGACGACCGCTACGAGTGTGACGTGCCGGGCAAGGACATCCTGCTGTGCGATCCCATCCCCCCGGGGACGGAGGTCACGGCGATCTCCGAGGACGAGTACTTCAGCACAG gtgTCGTGAGAGATCACAAGACGGAAGGCTCCGATTTCTTCTACTGCGTAGAGAAGGACGGCCAGCGGAAATGGTACGGGCGCATGGCCGTCATCCTGTCCATGGAGCAGGGCAACCGGCTGAGAGAGCAGTATGGCCTAGGCCCCTATGAGCCGACCACGCCCCTCACCAAGGCTACCGACATCAGCCTGG ATAATTTGGTGGAGGGCAAACGGAAGCGCCGAGGAAACGCAGGGGTTAATACCACCCCCGGCCAGAGCTCCAGCGACAGTCCTAGAACCCCGGGCCCCTCAGGGAAGAGGAAGCTGATGGCCTCCATGGAGGAGGAAAGGACCCCCTCCAAGCGAGGCCGTAGGTCCGCAGGGGCCAGAGCGG gccagcgtggagatGCGTTCAACACCTCGGGCAGTGGCACCGACCTGCCTTCTGACCCCAATGACCTCGAGGAGACCCACGGGCCCATTCCCCAGAGTGCTTCACTCTTCCTGGGCTACGCATTCCTGCTGACGGCCTCTTCGGAGCTGGACCGTGAAGCCAACCATCCGACGAGCGACGCGGAAGAGG AATTCGTGCAGACGGCCCCCTATAACAAACGGTACACAGAGACCCAGCTTGAAGCAGGAGGGGGGTACGTTCTCCGGGACTTCAACGAACAGCAG TGCAGCGCGGCCTATCAGAGCATCCTCATCGCGGACCAGCAATGCCGCACGCGGAAGTATCTGCTGTGTTTGGCGAGCGGCATGCCCTGTGTATCCCACATGTGGGTGCGGGACTGCTGCCATGACAACCAGCTGCTCAGCTACCGGAGCTACCTGCTGCCTGCTGGGATGGGTCCGGACGGCAACCTGGTGGAATG GCACTCTCGCCGGAATCCTTTCAAGTCCATGAGGTTCCTGCTGATTTCTGAAGAGGCCACAGCCTTCCTGACCGACCTACTCAACATGGGGGGAGCCTCCTCTGTACGCCAGTACCAGGGGGATAGTAACAATTCAG ACCCCCCCGAGGGCACGTTCGACGTGGTACTGGCAGACCGCTCCTGTCCGCCCTCTGTGCAGAGCTGGGCTATCTCTTTGGACCTCCCCCTGCTCTCCTCAGAGTGGCTCATTCAGAGCCTGATCTGTGGCGAGAAGCAGGACCATCGAGTCCAACCCCGGTACCAGTATGACTATTCGCCCTGA
- the tubgcp4 gene encoding gamma-tubulin complex component 4, with product MIHELLLALSGYPGTIFTWNKRTGLQVSQDLPFLHPSETSVLNRLCKLGSDYIRFTEFIEQHTGHVHQQEHHPNQPCQAGLHGIYLRAFCTGLDSMLQPYRQALLDLEQEFLADPHLSISHVNYMLDQFQLLFPSVMVVVETIKSQKVNGCQILETVYKHSCGGLPPVRMALEKILAVCHGVMYKQLAAWMLHGLLLDQSEEFFVKQGPSAGGSAQAQEEEEEDLGIGGLSGKQLRELQDLRLIEEENMLAPSLQQFSLRTEMLPSYIPVRVAEKILFVGESVQMFENHTQNPPRAGSILKHQEDTFAAELHRLKQQPLFSLVDFENLIDGIRSTVAEHLWTLMVEESDLLGQLKIIKDFYLLGRGELFQAFIDHAQHMLKTPPTAVTEHDVNVAFQQAAHKVLLDDDNLLPLLHLTIDYQGKETKEAAGNREGATPPQDISPRELPSTGWAALGLAYKVQWPLHILFTPAVLEKYNVVFRYLLSVRKVQSELQHCWALQMQRKHLKSNQTDAVKWRLRNHMAFLVDNLQYYLQVDVLESQFSQLLQQINSTRDFESIRLAHDHFLSNLLAQSFILLKPVFHCLNEILDLCHNFCSLVSQNLGPLDDRGTAQLDILVKGFSRQSFLLFKILSSVRNHQINSDLAQLLLRLDYNKYYTQSGGTLGSFGL from the exons ATGATTCATGAGCTTTTGCTGGCTTTGAGTGGGTACCCTGGGACAATTTTCACGTGGAATAAACGGACCGGTTTACAG GTTTCTCAAGACCTGCCGTTTCTCCATCCCAGTGAGACGAGCGTCCTGAACCGGCTATGCAAACTGGGTTCCGACTACATTCGTTTTACGGAGTTCATTGAGCAACACACCGGCCATGTACATCAGCAG GAGCACCACCCCAATCAACCCTGTCAGGCCGGGCTTCATGGGATCTACCTCCGCGCTTTCTGCACAGGACTGGACTCCATGCTGCAGCCTTATCGACAGGCTCTGCTCGATCTAGAGCAGGAG TTCCTGGCTGATCCACATCTTTCCATATCACATGTGAATTACATGCTGGATCAG TTTCAGCTCCTATTCCCCTCTGTCATGGTGGTGGTAGAGACGATCAAATCTCAAAAG GTTAATGGGTGCCAGATTCTAGAGACTGTTTACAAGCACAGCTGCGGAGGACTGCCCCCTGTCCGCATGGCTTTGGAGAA GATCCTGGCAGTTTGTCACGGAGTGATGTACAAGCAGCTGGCCGCCTGGATGCTGCACGGACTGCTGCTGGACCAGAGTGAAGAGTTCTTTGTCAAGCAGGGTCCCAGTGCAGGGGGGAGTGCCCAAGcccaggaagaggaggaggaagacctGGGGATTGGTGGACTCAGCGGGAAACAGCTCAGGGAGCTGCAGGACCTG CGACTCATCGAGGAGGAGAACATGCTGGCTCCATCGCTTCAGCAGTTCTCCCTCCGTACCGAGATGCTGCCTTCCTACATCCCCGTGCGCGTGGCCGAGAAGATCCTCTTCGTCGGCGAGTCCGTCCAGATGTTCGAGAACCACACCCAAAACCCTCCCCGAGCTG GCTCCATCCTGAAGCACCAGGAGGACACATTTGCTGCAGAACTTCACCGACTGAAACAGCAGCCGCTCTTCAGCCTGGTAGACTTCGAGAACCTAATTGATGGCATTCGTAGTACTGTAGCAGAG CATCTTTGGACATTGATGGTTGAGGAGTCTGACCTACTTGGGCAGCTGAAG ATCATCAAAGACTTTTATCTCCTTGGAAGAGGTGAGCTCTTCCAGGCGTTCATCGATCATGCCCAGCACATGCTGAAGACTCCTCCCACGGCCGTCACAGAGCATG ACGTTAACGTGGCCTTCCAGCAAGCCGCTCATAAAGTCTTGCTGGACGATGACAACCTGTTGCCCCTCTTACACCTCACCATTGACTACCAAGGGAAAGAGACCAAAG AGGCTGCAGGTAATCGTGAAGGAGCTACTCCTCCACAAGACATCTCTCCTCGAGAGCTTCCGTCTACTGGCTGGGCAGCGTTGGGCTTGGCCTACAAGGTGCAATGGCCCTTGCACATCCTGTTCACCCCCGCTGTACTGGAGAA GTACAACGTGGTGTTTCGCTACCTACTAAGCGTGCGCAAAGTCCAGTCAGAACTGCAGCACTGCTGGGCTCTCCAGATGCAGCGGAAACATCTGAAGTCCAACCAGACCGACGCTGTCAAGTGGAGACTCCGCAACCACATGGCCTTCTTGGTGGACAATCTACAATATTATCTCCAG GTGGACGTGCTCGAGTCTCAGTTCTCTCAGCTCTTGCAACAGATCAACTCTACCAGGGATTTTGAGAGCATCAGGCTGGCTCATGATCACTTTCTCAGCAACCTGCTGGCTCAATCCTTCATCCTACTCAAACCT GTGTTTCACTGCTTGAATGAGATCCTGGATTTGTGCCACAACTTCTGCTCGCTGGTCAGTCAGAACCTGGGCCCGCTGGATGACAGGGGCACCGCCCAGCTGGACATATTAGTCAAG GGATTCAGCAGACAGTCCTTCCTGCTGTTTAAGATCTTATCCAGTGTGCGCAACCATCAGATTAACTCCGATCTGGCACAGCTACTGCTGAGGCTGGACTACAACAAGTACTATACCCAGTCAGGGGGCACACTGGGCAG CTTTGGATTATGA
- the LOC125751891 gene encoding CDKN2A-interacting protein isoform X3: MMAEERQGEDVVSEFLGQNPHLASWVETLRSQCETNKQWRARRQFILRNMEAFPTVQPGVASPSLDRLLSLSMVWANHIFLGCIYSQTIMKKITEMAEGIVVRDVPVQKTRDEIMGKGKRPAMCEIEAESSAKKPKPAANEIESRAGGRAGARPGAAAGAKPGLPPQAPTEHQPFFNRLYKAVAWKLVSVGGFGPNLDHFEILRACVESSKANLSCVFVPLKDIPDLPVSRTQKEGQVCELRCQTVYMGTGYGRDESSARAMASKEALKVFQGRKVMVKICRRRFRGRDVEDLVLLDEQPRNSGFPPALDYPFQSEQPVGTLS, from the exons a TGATGGCAGAGGAGAGGCAAGGCGAGGATGTGGTGTCCGAGTTTCTGGGACAGAACCCTCACCTGGCCAGCTGGGTAGAGACCCTCCGGAGCCAGtgtgagaccaacaagcagtGGCGAGCCCGACGGCAGTTTATCCTGAGAAATATGGAGGCCTTCCCCACTGTCCAGCCTGGTGTTGCTAGTCCCAGTCTTGATAGACTCCTGTCACTTTCCATGGTCTGGGCTAACCACATATTTCTCGGGTGCAT ttattcTCAAACCATAATGAAGAAGATTACGGAGATGGCTGAGGGGATTGTGGTCCGGGATGTTCCCGTCCAGAAAACCAGGGATGAAATAATGGGGAAAGGGAAGAGACCTGCGATGTGCG AGATCGAGGCAGAGAGTTCGGCGAAAAAGCCCAAGCCAGCAGCTAATGAAATCGAgagcagggctggtgggagagCCGGTGCTCGACCAGGAGCTGCGGCTGGGGCCAAACCCGGTCTTCCTCCGCAGGCACCCACAGAGCACCAGCCTTTCTTCAATCGCCTCTACAAGGCCGTGGCGTGGAAGCTGGTGTCAGTCGGTGGGTTTGGACCCAACCTGGACCACTTTGAGATCTTGCGCGCCTGCGTGGAGTCGTCCAAGGCCAACCTGAGCTGCGTCTTCGTGCCGCTGAAGGACATTCCCGACTTGCCGGTGAGCCGCACGCAGAAGGAGGGCCAGGTCTGCGAGCTGAGGTGCCAGACCGTCTACATGGGTACTGGCTACGGCCGTGACGAGAGCAGCGCCCGGGCCATGGCCTCCAAGGAGGCCTTGAAGGTCTTCCAGGGCCGAAAGGTGATGGTGAAAATCTGCCGCCGAAGGTTTCGGGGTCGGGACGTCGAAGACTTGGTGCTGTTGGACGAACAGCCACGGAACTCGGGTTTCCCCCCGGCGTTGGACTACCCCTTCCAGTCAGAGCAGCCCGTGGGGACTCTCTCTTAG
- the LOC125751891 gene encoding CDKN2A-interacting protein isoform X1 produces MLLNNCRDAFYTQLNVHATERLSKLQGRHGKCQNSSCLTRHVCKVDHFCNVKCAVFTVMAEERQGEDVVSEFLGQNPHLASWVETLRSQCETNKQWRARRQFILRNMEAFPTVQPGVASPSLDRLLSLSMVWANHIFLGCIYSQTIMKKITEMAEGIVVRDVPVQKTRDEIMGKGKRPAMCEIEAESSAKKPKPAANEIESRAGGRAGARPGAAAGAKPGLPPQAPTEHQPFFNRLYKAVAWKLVSVGGFGPNLDHFEILRACVESSKANLSCVFVPLKDIPDLPVSRTQKEGQVCELRCQTVYMGTGYGRDESSARAMASKEALKVFQGRKVMVKICRRRFRGRDVEDLVLLDEQPRNSGFPPALDYPFQSEQPVGTLS; encoded by the exons ATGCTTTTAAATAACTGTAGAGACGCATTTTACACGCAATTAAATGTCCACGCAACTGAAAGACTTTCAAAACTTCAAGGGAGACATGGGAAATGTCAAAACTCTTCGTGCTTAACCAGACACGTTTGTAAAGTTGATCATTTCTGTAATGTGAAATGTGCTGTGTTCACAGTGATGGCAGAGGAGAGGCAAGGCGAGGATGTGGTGTCCGAGTTTCTGGGACAGAACCCTCACCTGGCCAGCTGGGTAGAGACCCTCCGGAGCCAGtgtgagaccaacaagcagtGGCGAGCCCGACGGCAGTTTATCCTGAGAAATATGGAGGCCTTCCCCACTGTCCAGCCTGGTGTTGCTAGTCCCAGTCTTGATAGACTCCTGTCACTTTCCATGGTCTGGGCTAACCACATATTTCTCGGGTGCAT ttattcTCAAACCATAATGAAGAAGATTACGGAGATGGCTGAGGGGATTGTGGTCCGGGATGTTCCCGTCCAGAAAACCAGGGATGAAATAATGGGGAAAGGGAAGAGACCTGCGATGTGCG AGATCGAGGCAGAGAGTTCGGCGAAAAAGCCCAAGCCAGCAGCTAATGAAATCGAgagcagggctggtgggagagCCGGTGCTCGACCAGGAGCTGCGGCTGGGGCCAAACCCGGTCTTCCTCCGCAGGCACCCACAGAGCACCAGCCTTTCTTCAATCGCCTCTACAAGGCCGTGGCGTGGAAGCTGGTGTCAGTCGGTGGGTTTGGACCCAACCTGGACCACTTTGAGATCTTGCGCGCCTGCGTGGAGTCGTCCAAGGCCAACCTGAGCTGCGTCTTCGTGCCGCTGAAGGACATTCCCGACTTGCCGGTGAGCCGCACGCAGAAGGAGGGCCAGGTCTGCGAGCTGAGGTGCCAGACCGTCTACATGGGTACTGGCTACGGCCGTGACGAGAGCAGCGCCCGGGCCATGGCCTCCAAGGAGGCCTTGAAGGTCTTCCAGGGCCGAAAGGTGATGGTGAAAATCTGCCGCCGAAGGTTTCGGGGTCGGGACGTCGAAGACTTGGTGCTGTTGGACGAACAGCCACGGAACTCGGGTTTCCCCCCGGCGTTGGACTACCCCTTCCAGTCAGAGCAGCCCGTGGGGACTCTCTCTTAG
- the LOC125751891 gene encoding CDKN2A-interacting protein isoform X4 has protein sequence MAEERQGEDVVSEFLGQNPHLASWVETLRSQCETNKQWRARRQFILRNMEAFPTVQPGVASPSLDRLLSLSMVWANHIFLGCIYSQTIMKKITEMAEGIVVRDVPVQKTRDEIMGKGKRPAMCEIEAESSAKKPKPAANEIESRAGGRAGARPGAAAGAKPGLPPQAPTEHQPFFNRLYKAVAWKLVSVGGFGPNLDHFEILRACVESSKANLSCVFVPLKDIPDLPVSRTQKEGQVCELRCQTVYMGTGYGRDESSARAMASKEALKVFQGRKVMVKICRRRFRGRDVEDLVLLDEQPRNSGFPPALDYPFQSEQPVGTLS, from the exons ATGGCAGAGGAGAGGCAAGGCGAGGATGTGGTGTCCGAGTTTCTGGGACAGAACCCTCACCTGGCCAGCTGGGTAGAGACCCTCCGGAGCCAGtgtgagaccaacaagcagtGGCGAGCCCGACGGCAGTTTATCCTGAGAAATATGGAGGCCTTCCCCACTGTCCAGCCTGGTGTTGCTAGTCCCAGTCTTGATAGACTCCTGTCACTTTCCATGGTCTGGGCTAACCACATATTTCTCGGGTGCAT ttattcTCAAACCATAATGAAGAAGATTACGGAGATGGCTGAGGGGATTGTGGTCCGGGATGTTCCCGTCCAGAAAACCAGGGATGAAATAATGGGGAAAGGGAAGAGACCTGCGATGTGCG AGATCGAGGCAGAGAGTTCGGCGAAAAAGCCCAAGCCAGCAGCTAATGAAATCGAgagcagggctggtgggagagCCGGTGCTCGACCAGGAGCTGCGGCTGGGGCCAAACCCGGTCTTCCTCCGCAGGCACCCACAGAGCACCAGCCTTTCTTCAATCGCCTCTACAAGGCCGTGGCGTGGAAGCTGGTGTCAGTCGGTGGGTTTGGACCCAACCTGGACCACTTTGAGATCTTGCGCGCCTGCGTGGAGTCGTCCAAGGCCAACCTGAGCTGCGTCTTCGTGCCGCTGAAGGACATTCCCGACTTGCCGGTGAGCCGCACGCAGAAGGAGGGCCAGGTCTGCGAGCTGAGGTGCCAGACCGTCTACATGGGTACTGGCTACGGCCGTGACGAGAGCAGCGCCCGGGCCATGGCCTCCAAGGAGGCCTTGAAGGTCTTCCAGGGCCGAAAGGTGATGGTGAAAATCTGCCGCCGAAGGTTTCGGGGTCGGGACGTCGAAGACTTGGTGCTGTTGGACGAACAGCCACGGAACTCGGGTTTCCCCCCGGCGTTGGACTACCCCTTCCAGTCAGAGCAGCCCGTGGGGACTCTCTCTTAG
- the LOC125751814 gene encoding cocaine- and amphetamine-regulated transcript protein-like encodes MSHVSSRYRTMENPKLWTKAVVCAALLFGVTRAETKDSDKELDLDERALTDFYPKDPNLTTEKQLLGALQEVLEKLQTKRIPSWEKKFGQVPTCDVGRQCAVRKGSRIGKMCDCPRGAFCNFFLLKCL; translated from the exons ATGTCTCACGTCTCCTCTCGATACAGGACCATGGAAAACCCCAAGCTTTGGACCAAAGCCGTCGTTTGCGCCGCGCTGCTCTTCGGAGTCACCAGGGCTGAAACTAAGGATTCGGATAAGGAGCTGGACTTGGACGAAAGAGCCCTAACAGATTTCTACCCCAAAGACCCAAATCTGACCACCGAAAAGCAGCTT CTTGGGGCTCTTCAAGAAGTCTTGGAAAAGCTACAGACTAAACGAATTCCATCATGGGAAAAGAAATTTGGTCAAGTTCCTACG TGCGACGTGGGGAGGCAGTGCGCGGTGAGAAAGGGATCCAGGATCGGCAAAATGTGCGACTGTCCGCGCGGGGCATTTTGCAACTTCTTCCTGCTGAAATGTTTATAA